The sequence below is a genomic window from Massilia oculi.
CCGCACCTTCGCCGACGTGCTGTCCAGCGTGGACGAACTGGTCTTCTCGACGCTCGTTCCCGGCTGGTTCTACGGCTTCACCGACTTCGATATCGCGATCGACAATATCTCGGTCAGCGCCGGGGTGGCCGAGGTGCCGGAACCGTCGAGCGTCGCGCTGATGTTTGGCGGTCTCGGCATGCTGGGCTGGATGGCGCGCCGCCGCTCGCGGCATACTCCGATGGCCTGATCGACAGCCAGCAACAGGCTGGCGAACCGGATCGACGGGGCGGGATACAATCCGGCCTCGTCTTTTTACCGGTACGCCATGAACTCTACCGCCGCCCGTACGCCTTCCGCGCGCATTCCCACCCCGCTTCCCGCTCCGATCCTGCAAGCCCTCGACCTGGCCGACGCCTCCTGGCGCCCCGTCCTCGAAGCCGGCCTCGAGGCCGTCGCCCGCGCCAATCCCGGCTACCTGCCGGCGCTCGCCGTCGACGACTACCTGCCCACCGAGCATCGCCTGTTCGCCGCCTTCGCCCAGCCGCTGGACAAGGTGCGCTACGTCCTGGTGGGCGAGGGCCCATACCCGCGGGCGGCCAGCGCCACCGGCGTCTGCTTCATGGATGGCGCGGTAGGAGAATTGTGGAGCGAGAGCGGCCTGTCCAAGACGGTCAACCGCGCGACCTCGCTGCGCAACTTCATGAAGATGCTGCTGGTGGCGAGCGGCCAGTTGCAGCCTGGTGCGACCGGCGGCGCGGCGCTGGCGCCGATCGCGCTGGCGGCGCGTGGCGACGGCTCGATCCAGACCCTGGCCGAGTTGCAGGACAACCTCACCAGCCACGGCTTCCTGTTGCTGAATGCGGCGCTGGTGTTCCGCAAGCACGTCGCGCCGGCGATCGATGCGCGGGCCTGGCTGCCGTTCCTGCAAACGGTGCTGGCGGCGCTGGCCGACCGGCCGCAACCGCCGACGCTGGTCCTGTGGGGTAAGATCGCCGAGCAGCTGAAGAAGCTCCCCGAGACGGCCGCCTTCCCGCAGGCGCTGGCAGAGCATCCCTACAATCTGAGCTTCATCGGGCATGCCGGGATGCAACAGCTGTTCGGTCCGATGGAGTTGTTGCGCAAGCGATAACGGCCAGCGTTGCGGCGTTATCCGGGAGGAAGAGGGGGCGGGAGGCCCATTTTGAGGGCCTTCGAGACAAGATGTCCGCGATTTGCTATACTTGACTAAATCGTTCAACTAATCGGGTTTTTAGCCTGGTCCGCGAGAGAAGTGGCGGCAGGACGAGCTAGTTGGACAAGAGGAATATTTTAACATTAACCGGGGTTGTAATGCGTCTGACCACCAAAGGCCGTTTTGCTGTTACCGCGATGATCGATCTTGCCATGCGTCAAGGCAATGGTCCGGTCACGCTGTCGGGCATCAGCCAGCGCCAGGCCATTTCGCTGTCCTACCTGGAGCAGCTGTTCGGCAAGCTGCGCCGCCACGAGATCGTCGAATCGATCCGCGGCCCGGGTGGCGGCTACAGCCTGGCCCGTCCGGCGGGCAAGGTGACGGTGGCCGACATCATCATCGCCGTCGACGAGCCGCTGGATGCGACCCAGTGCGGTGGCAAAGAAAATTGCCATGGCGCCCATACCGATGGCGCCCGCTGCATGACCCACGAATTGTGGACCACGCTGAACGAAAAAATGGTCGACTACCTCGATTCGGTATCGCTGCAAGACCTGGTCGACCAGCAGCGGCAAAAGGAACAGAACGTCGTGCACGTGCACCGTGGCGCCCCCGCCGCCGTCGGAACAAACTGAAGCTTACTGGAGTGAATTGATGAACGCGCCTTTGGACAAGAAAACCGAGCAGAGCTTCGCGACTGCGCCCCATTTCCCGATCTACCTGGACTACTCGGCCACCACGCCGGTCGATCCACGCGTCGCGGACGCCATGATCCCGTTCCTGCGCGAGCAGTTCGGCAATCCGGCCTCGCGCAGCCACGCCTATGGCTGGAGTGCCGAAGCCGCGGTCGAAGAGGCGCGCCAGAACGTCGCGAACATGGTCGGCGCCGATCCGCGCGAGATCATCTGGACCTCGGGCGCGACCGAGAGCAACAACCTGGCGCTCAAGGGCGCGGCCCAGTTCTACAAGACCAAGGGCAAGCACATCATCACGGTCAAGACCGAGCACAAATCGGTGCTCGACACCGTGCGTGAACTCGAGCGCGTCGGCTTCGACGCCACCTATCTCGAGCCGCAAGACAACGGCCTGATCACCGTGGCGCAGCTCGAAGCCGCGCTGCGTCCGGACACCATCCTGGTCTCGGTCATGCTGGTCAATAACGAGATCGGCGTGGTCCAGCCGATCGAAGAGCTGGCCGCGTTGTGCCGCTCGAAAGGCATCATCTTCCACTGCGACGCCGCGCAGGCCGTCGGCAAGGTGGTCATCGACCTCGAAAAATCGAAGGTCGACCTGATGACCTTCACCGCGCACAAGGTCTATGGCCCGAAAGGCGTCGGCGCCCTGTACGTGCGCCGCAAGCCACGCGTGCGCCTCGAAGCGCAGATGCACGGCGGCGGCCACGAGCGCGGCCTGCGTTCGGGCACCCTGCCGACCCACCAGCTGGTGGGGATGGGCGAAGCGTTCCGCATCGCCAAGGAAGAGATGGAGAGCGAACTGGTCAAGGTGCGTGCGCTGCGCGACCGCCTGGCCAAGGGCCTGCTCGAGATCGAAGAAGTCTATATCAACGGCGACATGGACCACCGCGTGCCGCACAACCTGAACGTCTCGTTCAACTATGTCGAAGGCGAGTCGCTGATCATGGCGGTCAAGGACATCGCCGTGTCGTCCGGTTCGGCCTGCACCTCGGCCAGCCTGGAACCATCGTACGTGCTGCGCGCCCTGGGCCGCAGCGACGAACTGGCGCACAGCTCGATCCGCTTCACCATCGGCCGCTTCACGACCGAGGAAGAGATCGACTTCGCCGTCAACCTGCTGAAAGCGAAGGTTGGCAAATTGCGCGAACTGTCGCCGCTGTGGGACATGTTCAAGGAAGGGATCGACCTGAACTCGATCCAATGGGCAGCCCACTAAATCAAGATTAAGGAGCATCACCATGGCATATTCGGACAAAGTACTCGACCACTACGAAAACCCGCGCAACGTCGGCGCCTTCGACAAGGGCGACGATGCAGTCGGCACCGGCATGGTCGGCGCGCCGGCCTGCGGCGACGTCATGAAACTGCAGATCAAGGTCAACGACCAGGGCCTGATCGAAGACGCCAAGTTCAAGACCTATGGCTGCGGTTCGGCCATCGCCTCGAGCTCGCTGATCACTGAATGGGTGAAGGGCAAGAGCCTGGACGAGGCGCTGGCGATCAAGAACACGCAGATCGCTGAAGAACTGGCCCTGCCGCCGGTCAAGATTCACTGCTCGATCCTGGCCGAAGACGCGATCAAGGCCGCCGTCGCCGACTACAAGGCGAAGCACGAGAAGGCAGCAGCGTAATTTTTTAGTAGAACAGAGCTGGAGAAGCACATGGCAATCACCCTGACCGAAAAAGCCGCGAAGCACGTCAACCGTTACCTCGAACGCCGGGGCAAGGGCGTCGGCTTGCGCTTCGGTGTGCGCACCACCGGCTGCTCCGGCCTGGCCTACAAGCTCGAGTACGTCGACGAGAGCGCCGCCGAAGACGCGGTGTTCGAGTCGCACGGCGTCAAGGTCTTCGTCGACCCGAAAAGCCTGGCCTACATCGACGGCACCGAGCTCGATTTCGCCCGCGAAGGGCTCAATGAGGGCTTCCGCTTCAACAACCCGAACGTCAAGGACAACTGCGGCTGCGGCGAGAGCTTCCGTATCTAAGCGATGCAGAATCACTTCGACCTGTTCCAGCTGCCGGCCCGTTTCGAGGTCGACCAGGATGCCCTCGACGCCGCCTACCGCGAAGTCCAGGGCCGCGTCCACCCTGACCGCTTCGTCAATGCCACCGACGCCGAGAAGCGCGTTGCGATGCAGTGGGCGACCCGCGCCAACGAGGCCTATCAAACGCTGCGCAACCCACAGAAGCGCGCGCAATACCTGTGCGAACTGAACGGCGTCGACCTGCAGACCGAGTCGAACACGGCCATGCCGCCAAGCTTCCTGATGCAGCAGATGGAATGGCGCGAGGAGCTCGAAGACGCGCGCGCGGCCAAGGACGCCATCGCGCTCGACCGCCTGGAAGCGCAGCTGCGCACCGAGCGCAAGAGCATGCTGGCCGCCGTTGCAAGCCAGCTGGACGCGGGCGACTTCAGCGGCGCCGCGCAAGGCGTGCGCGGCCTGATGTTCCTCGATAAATTCGGCGACGAAGTGCAGTACGCCTTCGAAGCGATCGACGCCTGATCCGCTGCGGATCGCTGGTCGGACGGTCCACCGTTCGGCTCCCGGCGCAGAAAAACAATATTGGTAACACGACTATGGCACTCCTCCAAATCGCCGAACCCGGCATGTCCACCGCCCCGCACCAGCACCGCCTGGCGGTGGGCATCGACCTGGGCACCACCAACTCGCTCGTCGCTACCGTCCGTAGCGGCAGCCCCGAAGTGCTGAGCGACGAGGAGGGCCGTTCGCTGCTGCCGTCGATCGTGCGTTACCTGCCGAACGGCCACGCCAACATCGGCCACAAGGCGCGCGTGCACCAGACCACCGACCCGAAGAACACGATCGTCTCGGTCAAGCGTTTCATGGGCCGCGGTTTGAAGGACATCGCCCACGCCGAGAACCTGCCCTACGACTTCGTCGAAGGCGAGGGGATGGTCCAGCTGAACACCGTCGCCGGCGTGAAAAGCCCGGTCGAGGTGTCGGCCCAGATCCTGGCCACCCTGCGCCAGCGCGCCGAGGATTCGCTGGGCGACGACCTGGTCGGCGCCGTGATCACCGTGCCGGCGTATTTCGACGACGCCCAGCGCCAGGCCACCAAGGACGCGGCCCAGCTGGCCGGCCTGAACGTGCTGCGCCTGCTGTCCGAGCCGACCGCCGCCGCCATCGCCTATGGCCTCGACCATGGCAAGGAAGGCGTCTACGCCGTCTACGACCTGGGCGGCGGCACCTTCGACATCTCGATCCTCAAGCTCTCGAAGGGCGTGTTCGAAGTGCTGTCGACCGGTGGCGATTCGGCCCTGGGCGGCGACGATTTCGATCACCGCCTGTTCTGCTGGATCACCGAGCAGGCCAAGCTGGCGCCGCTGTCCGAACAGGACACCGCGACCCTGATGGTCAAGGCGCGCCAGGCCAAGGAACTGCTGTCGACCAATGAGGAAACGACGGTCGAGGCCATCCTGAAGTCGGGCGAGATCGTGCAGGTGACGGTCACCGCCGCGGTGTTCTCCGAGATCACCAGGCATCTGGTCGGCAAGACCATGAATGCGATCCGCAAGGCGATGCGCGATGCGAACGTGAATGTCGACGACGTCGACGGCGTCGTGATGGTCGGCGGCGCGACGCGCATGCCGCACGTGCGCCGCGCCGTCTCGGAATTCTTCCAGACCATCCCGCACGCCAATATCGACCCGGACCGCGTGGTGGCGCTGGGCGCCGCGATCCAGGCCGACCAACTGGCCGGCAACCGCGCCGAGGGCGACGACTGGCTGCTGCTGGACGTGACGCCGCTGTCGCTGGGCATCGAGACGATGGGTGGCCTGGTCGAGAAGATCATCCCGCGCAATTCGACGATCCCTGTCGCGCGCGCCCAGGAATTCACGACCTTCAAGGACGGCCAGACCGCGCTGGCGGTGCACGTGGTGCAGGGCGAGCGCGAGCTGGTGTCGGACTGCCGTTCGCTGGCGCGCTTCGAGCTGCGCGGCATTCCGCCGATGGCGGCCGGCGCGGCGCGCATCCGCGTCACCTACCAGGTCGACGCCGACGGCCTGCTGTCGGTTGCCGCGCGCGAGATGCGTTCGGGCGTGGAAGCGTCGATCACGGTCAAGCCATCCTATGGCCTGGCCGATGACGACGTGGCGCGCATGCTGCAGGAATCGTACAGCTCGGCGTCCGAAGACATGCAGATGCGCGCGCTGCGCGAAGAGCAGGTCGAGGCCGAACGCATCCTGCTGGCGACCCAGTCGGCGCTGGATGCCGACGTCGAACTGCTGTCGGCGCAGGAGCAGGCCGCGATCGGCCAGCAGCTGCAGGCGGTGCGCGATGCGGTGACGGCGTCGAACGACGCGTCGATCGCGCCGGGCCAGCGCCAGGACGCCCTGCACAGTGCGGTGCAGGCACTGGCCAGGGGCACCGAGGAATTCGCGGCCCGCCGCATGGACAAGAGCGTGCGCAAGGCGCTGGCGGGCAAGTCGCTGGACGAGGTGTGAATCTCCCCCAACGGCTTGAATACGCAATATGAAGAACAACGGATAATCGAATTATCCAACCAACCGAGGTAAACCAAGTGCCACAAATCGTCATCCTCCCACACCCGGTGTTCTGCCCGGACGGCGCCGTGCTCGAAGCGCCAAGCGGCAAGTCGGTCTGCGACGTCCTGCTCGACAACGACATCGAGATCGAGCACGCCTGCGACCGCGTCTGCGCCTGCACCACCTGCCACGTGATCGTGCGCGAAGGCTTCGAATCGCTGAACGAGCAGGAAGAGAAGGAAGAAGACATGCTCGACAAGGCCTGGGGCCTGGAGCCGAATTCGCGCCTGTCGTGCCAGGCGATCGTCGCGGACGAAGACCTGGTGGTCGAGATCCCGAAATACACGATCAACCACGCCGCCGAAAAGAACCACTGAGCCGTCCATGAAGCGTCTTGAGCAAGCCCGGAAAATCCCGGCACCCCAGGAACTGCCGCCGGAGGTCCGTCCCGGCCAGTCGATCGAGCTGCTCAAGGAGCTGCACATCCTGACCCGCGACGGCAAGTTGAACCAGGACAGCCGCCGCAAGCTCAAGCAGGTCTACCACCTGGTCAACTTCATCGAGCCGCTGCTGCGCGACGTCAAGGACCGCAGTGACAACCCCTCGGGCAACGTTTCGCTGGTCGACCACGGCGCCGGCAAGTCCTACCTCGGCTTCATCCTGTACGACCTGTTCGTCAAGGGGCAGGAGCAAGGCTCCCACATCTACGGCATCGAGACCCGCGAAGAGCTGGTCAGCAAATCGACCGCGCTGGCCGCGCGCCTTGGTTTCGATGGGATGTCGTTTTTGCCGCTGTCGGTCGCCGAGTCGACCACCTCGACCGCGCTGCCCGAGACGATCGACATCGTCACCGCGCTGCACGCCTGTAATACCGCTACCGACGACGCCATCGACTTCGCCCTCAAGAAGAAGGCGAAACACATGGTGCTGGTGCCGTGCTGCCAGGCCGAAGTCGCGTCCGTGCTGCGCAAGAACAAGGGCAAGGACATCAAGCGCAGCGCGCTGACCGAGATCTGGCGCCATCCGATCCACACCCGCGAATTCGGCAGCCAGATCACCAATGTGCTGCGCTGCCTGCAGCTCGAGGCCCACGGCTACCAGGTCACGGTCACCGAACTGGTGGGCTGGGAACACTCGATGAAGAACGAGCTGATCGTCGCCACCTACAAGAACCTGCCGCGCCGCCGGCCGAGCGAACGCCTGCACGAAGTGCTGCACGAGATCGGCCTTGAAGAAATGAAGAGCCGTTTTTACACCCAGGCCGAGTCCACGGAATAAGAAGATGAGCCAAGACCAACAGCGCTGGATCGACCTGCGCAGCGACACCGTCACCCAGCCGAGCGCAGCGATGCGCGCCACCATGGTGGCCGCCCCGGTCGGCGACGATGTCTACGGCGACGACCCGACCGTCAACCGCCTGCAGGACTACGCGGCCGAGCTGTTCGGCTTCGAAGCGGGCATGTTCGCCCCGAGCGGCACCCAGACGAACCTGATCGCCCTGATGACCCATTGCGGCCGCGGCGACGAATACCTGGTCGGCCAGGAAGCGCACACCTACAAGTACGAAGGCGGCGGCGCCGCGGTGCTGGGCAGCATCCAGCCGCAGCCGATCGCGAACCAGCCGGACGGCAGCATCGCCCTGGCCGATATCGAGGCCTATATCAAGCCGGACGATATGCACTTCGCCCGCACCCGGCTGCTGGCGCTGGAAAACACCATCGGTGGCCGCGTGCTGAGCCAGGAGTACATCGCCGCCGCGACCACGCTCGCCCACGACAAGGGCCTGGCGACCCACCTCGATGGCGCGCGCATCTGCAACGCCGCCGTCAAGCAGTCCATCAGCCTGGTTGACGCGGTCAAAGGTTTCGATACCGTGTCGGTGTGCCTGTCCAAGGGCCTCGGCGCGCCGGTCGGTTCGGTCCTGCTGGGACCGAGATCCTTCATCGAGCAGGGCAAGCGCTGGCGCAAGATGCTGGGCGGCGGGATGCGCCAGGCCGGCGTGATCGCCGCCGCGGCCCACTATGCGCTGGAGCACAACGTCGCGCTGCTCGCCAACGACCACGACAATGCGGCCGAACTGGCGCAGGGCCTGGCGAAAATCGAGCAGCTGAAGGTCGGCATGCCGCAAACGAACATCTTCTGGATGGACGTGCCGGCAGCCGCCTGTGCACCGCTGCGCCAGGCGCTCGAGCGCGCCGGCATCCGCGCCACGGTCGGCCCGAAAATGCGCCTGGTGACCCACCTCGACATCTCGAACGCCGACGTCAAGCGCACGGTCGAGGTGTTCACGGCCTTCTTTGCGGATTGGCGCGTATGACGGACGAAGGAATTCGCCTGGCCAAGCGCGTCTCCGAAGTGGCGGGGTGCTCGCGCGCCGAGGCTGAACGTTATATCGCCGGCGGCTGGGTCAGCGTCGATGGCGCACTGGCCGAGGATCCGGCCATCCGCGTGACGCCGGCGCAGGCCGTCGTCCTGCTGCCGGGCGCGACCCCGGTCGAGCCGGAACCGGTCACCATCCTGCTGCACAAGCCGGCAGGCGTCCCGCAGGACGCGCTGCTGGCCGCGATCGGCGCCGACACGCAAGTGCTGGACAATGGCTTCGGCAAGCCGTTCCTGCGCCGGCACCTCTTCAAGC
It includes:
- a CDS encoding uracil-DNA glycosylase; this translates as MNSTAARTPSARIPTPLPAPILQALDLADASWRPVLEAGLEAVARANPGYLPALAVDDYLPTEHRLFAAFAQPLDKVRYVLVGEGPYPRAASATGVCFMDGAVGELWSESGLSKTVNRATSLRNFMKMLLVASGQLQPGATGGAALAPIALAARGDGSIQTLAELQDNLTSHGFLLLNAALVFRKHVAPAIDARAWLPFLQTVLAALADRPQPPTLVLWGKIAEQLKKLPETAAFPQALAEHPYNLSFIGHAGMQQLFGPMELLRKR
- the iscR gene encoding Fe-S cluster assembly transcriptional regulator IscR, with the protein product MRLTTKGRFAVTAMIDLAMRQGNGPVTLSGISQRQAISLSYLEQLFGKLRRHEIVESIRGPGGGYSLARPAGKVTVADIIIAVDEPLDATQCGGKENCHGAHTDGARCMTHELWTTLNEKMVDYLDSVSLQDLVDQQRQKEQNVVHVHRGAPAAVGTN
- a CDS encoding IscS subfamily cysteine desulfurase; translated protein: MNAPLDKKTEQSFATAPHFPIYLDYSATTPVDPRVADAMIPFLREQFGNPASRSHAYGWSAEAAVEEARQNVANMVGADPREIIWTSGATESNNLALKGAAQFYKTKGKHIITVKTEHKSVLDTVRELERVGFDATYLEPQDNGLITVAQLEAALRPDTILVSVMLVNNEIGVVQPIEELAALCRSKGIIFHCDAAQAVGKVVIDLEKSKVDLMTFTAHKVYGPKGVGALYVRRKPRVRLEAQMHGGGHERGLRSGTLPTHQLVGMGEAFRIAKEEMESELVKVRALRDRLAKGLLEIEEVYINGDMDHRVPHNLNVSFNYVEGESLIMAVKDIAVSSGSACTSASLEPSYVLRALGRSDELAHSSIRFTIGRFTTEEEIDFAVNLLKAKVGKLRELSPLWDMFKEGIDLNSIQWAAH
- the iscU gene encoding Fe-S cluster assembly scaffold IscU, which produces MAYSDKVLDHYENPRNVGAFDKGDDAVGTGMVGAPACGDVMKLQIKVNDQGLIEDAKFKTYGCGSAIASSSLITEWVKGKSLDEALAIKNTQIAEELALPPVKIHCSILAEDAIKAAVADYKAKHEKAAA
- the iscA gene encoding iron-sulfur cluster assembly protein IscA yields the protein MAITLTEKAAKHVNRYLERRGKGVGLRFGVRTTGCSGLAYKLEYVDESAAEDAVFESHGVKVFVDPKSLAYIDGTELDFAREGLNEGFRFNNPNVKDNCGCGESFRI
- the hscB gene encoding Fe-S protein assembly co-chaperone HscB, which codes for MQNHFDLFQLPARFEVDQDALDAAYREVQGRVHPDRFVNATDAEKRVAMQWATRANEAYQTLRNPQKRAQYLCELNGVDLQTESNTAMPPSFLMQQMEWREELEDARAAKDAIALDRLEAQLRTERKSMLAAVASQLDAGDFSGAAQGVRGLMFLDKFGDEVQYAFEAIDA
- the hscA gene encoding Fe-S protein assembly chaperone HscA, which encodes MALLQIAEPGMSTAPHQHRLAVGIDLGTTNSLVATVRSGSPEVLSDEEGRSLLPSIVRYLPNGHANIGHKARVHQTTDPKNTIVSVKRFMGRGLKDIAHAENLPYDFVEGEGMVQLNTVAGVKSPVEVSAQILATLRQRAEDSLGDDLVGAVITVPAYFDDAQRQATKDAAQLAGLNVLRLLSEPTAAAIAYGLDHGKEGVYAVYDLGGGTFDISILKLSKGVFEVLSTGGDSALGGDDFDHRLFCWITEQAKLAPLSEQDTATLMVKARQAKELLSTNEETTVEAILKSGEIVQVTVTAAVFSEITRHLVGKTMNAIRKAMRDANVNVDDVDGVVMVGGATRMPHVRRAVSEFFQTIPHANIDPDRVVALGAAIQADQLAGNRAEGDDWLLLDVTPLSLGIETMGGLVEKIIPRNSTIPVARAQEFTTFKDGQTALAVHVVQGERELVSDCRSLARFELRGIPPMAAGAARIRVTYQVDADGLLSVAAREMRSGVEASITVKPSYGLADDDVARMLQESYSSASEDMQMRALREEQVEAERILLATQSALDADVELLSAQEQAAIGQQLQAVRDAVTASNDASIAPGQRQDALHSAVQALARGTEEFAARRMDKSVRKALAGKSLDEV
- the fdx gene encoding ISC system 2Fe-2S type ferredoxin, with translation MPQIVILPHPVFCPDGAVLEAPSGKSVCDVLLDNDIEIEHACDRVCACTTCHVIVREGFESLNEQEEKEEDMLDKAWGLEPNSRLSCQAIVADEDLVVEIPKYTINHAAEKNH
- a CDS encoding class I SAM-dependent methyltransferase, with protein sequence MKRLEQARKIPAPQELPPEVRPGQSIELLKELHILTRDGKLNQDSRRKLKQVYHLVNFIEPLLRDVKDRSDNPSGNVSLVDHGAGKSYLGFILYDLFVKGQEQGSHIYGIETREELVSKSTALAARLGFDGMSFLPLSVAESTTSTALPETIDIVTALHACNTATDDAIDFALKKKAKHMVLVPCCQAEVASVLRKNKGKDIKRSALTEIWRHPIHTREFGSQITNVLRCLQLEAHGYQVTVTELVGWEHSMKNELIVATYKNLPRRRPSERLHEVLHEIGLEEMKSRFYTQAESTE
- the ltaE gene encoding low-specificity L-threonine aldolase; its protein translation is MSQDQQRWIDLRSDTVTQPSAAMRATMVAAPVGDDVYGDDPTVNRLQDYAAELFGFEAGMFAPSGTQTNLIALMTHCGRGDEYLVGQEAHTYKYEGGGAAVLGSIQPQPIANQPDGSIALADIEAYIKPDDMHFARTRLLALENTIGGRVLSQEYIAAATTLAHDKGLATHLDGARICNAAVKQSISLVDAVKGFDTVSVCLSKGLGAPVGSVLLGPRSFIEQGKRWRKMLGGGMRQAGVIAAAAHYALEHNVALLANDHDNAAELAQGLAKIEQLKVGMPQTNIFWMDVPAAACAPLRQALERAGIRATVGPKMRLVTHLDISNADVKRTVEVFTAFFADWRV